The Engystomops pustulosus chromosome 4, aEngPut4.maternal, whole genome shotgun sequence genome contains a region encoding:
- the DAPK2 gene encoding death-associated protein kinase 2 isoform X4, whose product MLLDKEIAVPHIKLIDFGLAHKIEDGVEFKNIFGTPEFVAPEIVNYEPLGLAVDMWSIGVITYILLSGASPFLGENKQETLSNISAVNYEFDEEFFSHTSDLAKDFIRKLLVKDTRKRLTIQEALSHPWITTLQSKEEKKIHDTKRTAMRKLKAKRLKEYTMKSHSSMPPNNTYVNFERFAQVVEDLTGADQMLNSLATNYDSLQEDVEALISIYNEKESWYKEENENVRHSLSQLRYECRKVESMKKNLKQDIRYVEYNLESVAARYTDLESRYEALSKELTEDLRMIQELVGEYQGSNVGYECGNFGSVFNRDISESFMNLLNGSCNEDLLEQLNLRNINSRLQ is encoded by the exons ATGCTGTTGGATAAAGAAATTGCAGTTCCCCATATAAAGCTCATTGACTTTGGTCTGGCACATAAAATTGAAGATGGGGTGGAGTTTAAGAATATATTTGGCACACCAGAATTTGTAG CTCCTGAAATAGTAAATTATGAACCACTGGGACTGGCTGTAGACATGtg GAGCATTGGTGTGATCACATATATATT GTTAAGTGGAGCATCCCCGTTCTTGGGAGAGAACAAACAGGAGACACTTTCCAACATTTCAGCAGTAAACTATGAGTTTGATGAAGAATTCTTCAGTCATACGAGTGATTTGGCTAAAGACTTCATCAGGAAGCTGCTTGTGAAGGACACAAG GAAACGTCTCACTATCCAAGAAGCTCTTTCACACCCATGGATAACA ACACTTCAAtccaaagaagagaaaaaaattcATGACACCAAGAGGACAGCCATGCGGAAACTGAAGGCTAAAAGACTGAAGGAATATACCATGAAGTCTCACTCCAGCATGCCACCTAACAACACTTATGTTAATTTTGAGCGCTTTGCACAAGTAGTGGAGGACTTGACTGGTGCAGATCAAATGCTCAATTCATTGGCTACAAACTATGATTCTCTACAGGAGGATGTAGAAGCCCTAATATCAATCTACAATGAAAAAGAGAGTTGGTATAAAGAAGAGAATGAGAATGTACGGCACAGTCTTTCCCAGCTCCGCTATGAGTGTCGTAAAGTGGAGTCTATGAAGAAGAACCTTAAACAGGACATCCGCTATGTAGAATACAATTTAGAAAGTGTTGCTGCAAGGTATACTGATCTAGAGTCACGATATGAAGCTCTGAGCAAAGAACTTACAGAGGACCTTAGAATGATACAGGAATTAGTAGGGGAATATCAAGGAAGCAATGTGGGTTATGAATGTGGAAACTTTGGTTCTGTATTCAACAGAGATATAAGTGAGTCTTTCATGAATCTTCTGAATGGATCATGCAATGAAGACCTTTTGGAACAACTAAATCTCAGAAACATAAACTCTAGATTGCAATAG